In Gulosibacter molinativorax, a single window of DNA contains:
- the tsf gene encoding translation elongation factor Ts — MANFTIADVKALREQLGTGLTDTKKALDEADGDMDKAIELLRLKGAKGNAKRADRSAAEGLIAAKDNGNGTATIIELNCETDFVAKGEKFIDLANQVLEAAAAAGATNAAEALAAPAGDQTVAELIDGVAAVIGEKFELRNVRSVKGEKFDIYMHLTSKDLPPQVGVVVGYEGGDEETAHGIAQHIAFANPSVLNREDVSEEDIARERKVVEDLTRAEGKPEAALPKIVEGRLGAYFKQIVLNEQEYARDPKHTVAQIAEQAGLKIADFARLKVGVGVEASEEADA; from the coding sequence ATGGCAAACTTCACCATTGCTGACGTTAAGGCGCTGCGCGAGCAGCTCGGCACCGGCCTGACCGACACCAAGAAGGCTCTCGACGAGGCCGACGGCGACATGGACAAGGCCATTGAGCTCCTCCGCCTCAAGGGTGCGAAGGGTAACGCCAAGCGCGCTGACCGTTCGGCCGCTGAGGGTCTGATCGCTGCCAAGGACAACGGCAACGGGACCGCGACCATCATCGAACTCAACTGCGAGACCGACTTCGTCGCCAAGGGCGAGAAGTTCATCGACCTGGCCAACCAGGTCCTCGAGGCTGCCGCTGCTGCGGGCGCAACGAACGCCGCTGAGGCGCTCGCGGCTCCTGCCGGTGACCAGACCGTTGCCGAGCTCATCGACGGCGTCGCCGCAGTTATCGGCGAGAAGTTCGAGCTGCGCAACGTTCGTTCGGTCAAGGGCGAGAAGTTCGACATCTACATGCACCTCACCTCCAAGGACCTCCCGCCGCAGGTTGGCGTCGTCGTTGGCTACGAGGGTGGCGACGAGGAGACCGCACACGGTATCGCGCAGCACATCGCGTTCGCGAACCCGTCGGTGCTCAACCGTGAGGATGTCTCGGAAGAGGACATCGCACGTGAGCGCAAGGTTGTCGAAGACCTGACCCGCGCCGAGGGGAAGCCTGAGGCCGCACTCCCGAAGATCGTTGAAGGCCGCCTCGGCGCATATTTCAAGCAGATTGTGCTCAACGAGCAGGAGTACGCCCGCGACCCGAAGCACACCGTTGCTCAGATCGCGGAGCAGGCTGGTCTCAAGATCGCTGACTTCGCTCGTCTCAAGGTGGGCGTAGGCGTCGAAGCTTCGGAAGAGGCAGACGCCTAG
- the rpsB gene encoding 30S ribosomal protein S2 — MAVVSMRQLLDAGVHFGHQTRRWNPKMKRFIFTDRSGIYILDLQQSLAFIDKAYDFVKETVAHGGTILFVGTKKQAQEAIAEQATRVNQPYVNQRWLGGLLTNFQTVQKRLNRLKELDMVDFDDTSKGYTKKELLIQRRERDKLEKTLGGIRNMTRTPSALWIVDTNKEHLAIDEAKKLGIPVVAILDTNCDPDDVDFPIPGNDDAIRSVALLTRIIADAAAEGLMTRHQKPSESEQAAEPLAEWELELLKQGENQESETAEATQESATEATETATEAAAAEETK, encoded by the coding sequence ATGGCAGTCGTCTCAATGCGTCAGCTTCTTGACGCCGGTGTCCACTTCGGCCACCAGACCCGTCGCTGGAACCCGAAGATGAAGCGCTTCATCTTCACCGACCGCTCGGGCATCTACATTCTTGACCTTCAGCAGTCGCTCGCCTTCATCGACAAGGCATACGACTTCGTGAAGGAGACCGTCGCACACGGCGGCACCATCCTATTCGTTGGTACGAAGAAGCAGGCTCAGGAAGCAATCGCCGAGCAGGCAACCCGCGTCAACCAGCCCTACGTCAACCAGCGCTGGCTCGGTGGCCTCCTCACGAACTTCCAGACCGTGCAGAAGCGCCTCAACCGCCTCAAGGAACTCGACATGGTCGACTTCGACGACACGTCGAAGGGCTACACGAAGAAGGAGCTCCTCATCCAGCGTCGCGAGCGTGACAAGCTGGAGAAGACCCTTGGTGGTATCCGCAATATGACCCGCACGCCGTCCGCGCTGTGGATCGTCGACACCAACAAGGAGCACCTCGCGATCGACGAGGCCAAGAAGCTTGGTATCCCCGTCGTCGCGATCCTCGACACGAACTGCGACCCGGACGACGTCGACTTCCCGATCCCGGGCAACGACGACGCAATCCGTTCGGTTGCGCTGCTCACCCGCATCATCGCCGACGCCGCTGCTGAGGGTCTCATGACCCGTCACCAGAAGCCGAGCGAGTCGGAGCAGGCCGCAGAGCCGCTCGCCGAGTGGGAGCTCGAACTCCTCAAGCAGGGCGAGAACCAGGAGTCGGAGACCGCGGAAGCCACTCAGGAATCGGCTACCGAGGCAACCGAAACTGCAACTGAGGCCGCTGCGGCCGAAGAGACCAAGTAA
- a CDS encoding phosphatase PAP2 family protein, with translation MTNPRITPETAAKASRHWPLISALTAFGLVAALALVIVYREANKPFGFEVEWMGEIVEHRGQPWTALAMVFNSIGGGILAIAVIPVVIIVALLLFRRPWAAVYYSSATILTTVLVQVVKYLVHRPRPTEILVATDPGSFPSGHSANAAVMAATLAIIFPRVWVWVLGSIYTIGMMLSRTYLGAHWISDTVGGLLIGIGVAIMLWAPLATRLHRESELAHPPIWQRLPGT, from the coding sequence ATGACCAATCCCAGAATCACCCCCGAGACTGCGGCGAAAGCGTCCCGTCACTGGCCGCTCATCTCGGCGCTCACGGCGTTTGGGCTCGTCGCGGCGCTCGCGCTCGTCATCGTGTATCGCGAGGCGAATAAGCCCTTCGGGTTCGAGGTCGAATGGATGGGCGAAATCGTCGAGCACCGCGGCCAGCCGTGGACGGCCCTCGCGATGGTGTTCAACAGTATTGGCGGCGGTATCCTCGCCATCGCGGTGATTCCGGTCGTGATCATCGTCGCGCTGCTACTGTTCCGGCGGCCCTGGGCGGCGGTCTACTACTCGTCCGCGACGATTCTGACGACCGTGCTCGTGCAGGTCGTGAAGTACCTCGTGCATCGCCCGCGACCGACCGAGATCCTGGTCGCAACCGACCCGGGCTCGTTTCCGTCGGGGCATAGCGCGAACGCCGCCGTGATGGCGGCGACGCTCGCGATCATTTTTCCCCGGGTGTGGGTGTGGGTGCTCGGTAGCATCTACACGATCGGCATGATGCTGTCACGCACGTACCTCGGGGCGCACTGGATCTCCGACACCGTCGGCGGCCTACTCATCGGGATCGGCGTCGCGATCATGCTCTGGGCACCGCTCGCGACGCGACTGCACCGCGAAAGTGAGCTTGCGCATCCGCCGATCTGGCAGCGGCTGCCGGGTACTTAG
- a CDS encoding DUF2469 family protein, translating into MNDDAFDDYERGLELSLFQEYRDVSSQFKYVVETERRFYLANEVSLERRDAANDFYFELTMRDVWVWDIYRSDRFVKQVRVLTFKDVNVEELNAHDFELPKELSLDD; encoded by the coding sequence ATGAATGACGATGCCTTCGACGACTACGAGCGCGGGCTCGAACTCTCCCTGTTCCAGGAGTATCGCGACGTTTCGTCGCAGTTCAAGTACGTGGTCGAGACCGAGCGGCGGTTCTACCTCGCCAACGAGGTCTCGCTCGAGCGGCGGGATGCGGCGAACGACTTCTACTTCGAGCTCACGATGCGCGATGTGTGGGTCTGGGACATCTATCGCTCCGACCGCTTCGTGAAGCAGGTTCGCGTGCTGACGTTCAAGGACGTCAACGTGGAGGAACTCAACGCGCACGACTTCGAGCTGCCCAAAGAACTCTCGCTCGACGACTAG
- a CDS encoding thiamine pyrophosphate-binding protein has product MTTVAERIATTLGANAKDVFGLMGNGNAFLIDAMLRLTDLRFTAVRHEAATVASADAYHRATRELAVATATYGAGFTNTLTALTDAAMSRTPLVLVVGDAPTSGPRPWDIDQVAVAKACGAPTIVVTRETPGRDTRSAVELALQTRGPVVLAIPYDLPSASTDEPEADFTAAAPERPGADAQQVAEIASLLGGASRPVILAGRGAREARSSLTELADRLGAVTVTSAPARGMFVGRKLDAGVCGGFSSDRTLEYLGQADVILAVGASLNQFTMGFNRIFREDAKLIQIDLLDAPTSPKVTHFMQASAASTIEGILAEVAPSADTWPGLNADEVSTAQFARDEAPELAEDGRLDPRSLTKALDERIPEARLIASDGGHFIGWANTHLSMPSPDSIVLVGTQFQSIGLGFSSAPGAAIAANDSDRMLVLVTGDGGGLMAIADLDSTVRTAKRATVVVYNDASYTAEVTQYGQLGLDETPMLIEQVDFTKFAEGVGARGTVVRSLADLDEWAAWAAGDEPGTWLLDCRISNTVVAPYQREIMDNLKRQTQATVDA; this is encoded by the coding sequence ATGACCACCGTCGCAGAACGCATCGCCACGACCCTCGGAGCCAACGCCAAGGACGTCTTTGGCCTGATGGGCAACGGAAATGCGTTTCTCATTGACGCCATGCTGCGGCTGACCGACCTGCGCTTCACCGCGGTCCGCCACGAGGCCGCGACCGTCGCATCCGCAGACGCGTATCACCGCGCCACCCGCGAACTGGCCGTCGCGACCGCGACCTATGGCGCTGGCTTCACGAACACCCTCACGGCACTGACCGATGCCGCTATGTCGCGCACCCCGCTCGTGCTCGTCGTCGGCGACGCCCCCACGAGCGGGCCTCGCCCGTGGGACATCGATCAAGTTGCCGTCGCGAAGGCCTGCGGTGCACCGACGATCGTCGTGACGCGTGAGACACCGGGGCGCGACACTCGCTCGGCGGTCGAACTCGCGCTGCAGACCCGCGGCCCGGTCGTCCTCGCGATCCCCTACGACCTCCCCTCGGCCAGCACCGACGAGCCCGAGGCCGACTTCACTGCCGCAGCCCCCGAGCGACCCGGCGCGGATGCGCAGCAGGTTGCCGAGATCGCGAGCCTGTTGGGCGGCGCATCCCGACCGGTCATCCTCGCGGGCCGCGGCGCACGCGAGGCTCGGTCCTCACTCACCGAGCTCGCCGACCGCCTCGGCGCGGTCACGGTGACCTCGGCCCCCGCGCGCGGCATGTTCGTCGGCCGCAAGCTCGACGCCGGTGTCTGCGGCGGCTTTTCCTCGGACCGAACGCTCGAATACCTCGGCCAGGCCGACGTGATCCTCGCGGTCGGCGCGAGCCTCAACCAGTTCACGATGGGCTTCAACCGGATCTTCCGCGAGGATGCGAAGCTCATCCAGATCGACCTGCTCGATGCCCCGACGTCGCCGAAGGTGACCCACTTCATGCAGGCGAGTGCCGCATCCACGATCGAGGGCATCCTCGCCGAGGTGGCCCCGAGTGCCGACACGTGGCCTGGCCTTAACGCCGACGAGGTCTCGACCGCGCAATTCGCGCGCGACGAGGCTCCGGAGCTTGCCGAGGACGGTCGCCTCGACCCGCGCTCCCTGACCAAGGCGCTGGACGAGCGCATCCCGGAGGCGCGACTCATCGCATCCGACGGCGGCCACTTCATCGGCTGGGCAAACACGCACCTCAGCATGCCCTCCCCCGACTCGATCGTGCTCGTGGGCACCCAGTTCCAATCGATTGGCCTCGGCTTCTCGTCCGCGCCGGGTGCCGCGATCGCCGCGAACGACTCGGACCGGATGCTCGTGCTCGTCACGGGCGACGGCGGCGGCCTCATGGCGATCGCCGACCTCGACTCCACCGTCCGCACGGCGAAGCGCGCCACCGTCGTGGTCTACAACGACGCGTCCTACACCGCCGAGGTCACGCAGTACGGTCAGCTCGGCCTCGACGAGACCCCCATGCTGATCGAGCAGGTCGACTTTACGAAGTTCGCCGAGGGCGTCGGCGCACGCGGCACCGTCGTACGCAGCCTCGCGGACCTCGACGAGTGGGCGGCCTGGGCCGCGGGCGATGAGCCCGGCACCTGGCTGCTCGACTGCCGAATCTCGAACACGGTCGTCGCGCCCTACCAGCGCGAGATCATGGACAACCTCAAGCGCCAGACGCAGGCCACGGTCGACGCCTAA
- a CDS encoding M23 family metallopeptidase translates to MISFVGARVLGSLLALTIGAWILPAPAPAVGSGSVPSVVDTETVEPGIWSWPLEPVPDVTRPFDLPHPYGAGHRGVDLNAATGAPVLAPDDGIVHFVGWVVDRPVLSIAHPNGLLSSFEPITALVAKGDAVARGQVIGHVAEDPAHSPSGGLHLGARDGDAYIDPLALLGAVPRAVLLPLGTP, encoded by the coding sequence ATGATCTCGTTCGTTGGAGCCCGCGTACTCGGCTCACTCCTCGCCCTCACCATCGGCGCCTGGATATTGCCGGCGCCAGCCCCGGCCGTAGGCTCCGGCTCCGTGCCGAGCGTCGTAGACACCGAGACGGTCGAGCCCGGGATCTGGTCTTGGCCGCTCGAGCCCGTCCCTGACGTCACGCGCCCCTTCGACCTGCCCCATCCGTACGGCGCGGGCCACCGTGGCGTCGATCTCAATGCCGCGACGGGTGCACCCGTGCTCGCGCCCGACGACGGCATCGTGCATTTCGTCGGCTGGGTTGTTGATCGCCCGGTCCTCTCGATCGCGCATCCGAATGGGCTCCTCTCGAGCTTTGAACCCATTACCGCGTTGGTCGCGAAGGGGGATGCGGTGGCCCGCGGCCAGGTGATCGGTCACGTAGCAGAGGACCCGGCCCATTCGCCAAGTGGCGGACTGCACCTCGGTGCCCGGGATGGCGACGCCTATATCGACCCGCTCGCGCTGCTCGGTGCCGTGCCGCGCGCCGTGCTTCTACCTCTCGGCACCCCATAG
- a CDS encoding YraN family protein produces MGSNVELGRTGEALAARYFESLGYEILERNWRCADGEIDLVVRDGQSIVCVEVKTRRSLRAGHPLEAITQAKLGRMRRVAVSWVAAHPEYRGALRLDVVSIVLAPGAEPALIHVEGVGDLA; encoded by the coding sequence ATGGGGTCGAACGTGGAATTGGGGAGGACCGGGGAAGCGCTCGCCGCACGGTACTTCGAATCGCTTGGCTACGAGATTCTCGAGCGAAACTGGCGGTGCGCCGATGGCGAGATCGACCTCGTGGTTCGGGACGGCCAGAGCATCGTGTGTGTCGAGGTGAAGACGCGTCGTTCTCTGCGGGCGGGGCATCCGCTCGAGGCGATCACGCAGGCCAAGCTCGGCAGGATGCGCCGCGTCGCCGTCTCGTGGGTCGCGGCACATCCCGAGTATCGCGGCGCACTCCGCCTCGACGTGGTGTCCATCGTGCTGGCGCCGGGTGCCGAGCCCGCCCTCATCCACGTCGAGGGCGTGGGGGACCTCGCGTGA
- a CDS encoding DDE-type integrase/transposase/recombinase, with amino-acid sequence MAARIEITRKYARQYANASKKDRGRLLDEVVAVTGWSRDNARRRLAKASKPGPRAVTTERKPRPRKYSYDATKVLQRVWAATGGQCGKYLAVSMPLQLDALERHHELVHGQQRYSPDVREELLAMSAATIDRYLAPARASDPLRGISTTKPSPLLRSSIQIRKAGDEVEDEPGFFEGDTVAHCGPTLKGEFARTLNLTDMRTGWGFTRSIRNNATIHILAALDAGVTSIPFEVTGLDFDNGSEFINHEVIGWAADRKIFFTRSRPYKKNDQATIESKNNHLVRHYGFYWRYDTPEALTLLNQLWPLVNDRLNYFTPTIKPTGYSTDRVGRRKRVYDDPRTPFDRLLDAEVLAPAQIAELTAYRDSLNPAELARRIVSLQRRLTGLAQRPTLELEAATVKPLPDTSRGVRRKAS; translated from the coding sequence ATGGCCGCCCGAATAGAGATCACCCGGAAGTATGCCCGGCAGTACGCCAACGCCTCGAAAAAGGACCGTGGCCGGCTGTTGGACGAGGTCGTCGCGGTCACGGGCTGGTCCCGCGATAACGCCCGACGCCGACTCGCGAAAGCCTCCAAACCAGGACCACGGGCCGTTACGACCGAACGCAAACCACGGCCACGGAAGTATTCCTACGACGCGACCAAGGTACTGCAGCGGGTGTGGGCCGCGACCGGCGGCCAGTGCGGCAAATACCTCGCCGTCTCCATGCCACTACAGCTCGATGCCCTCGAACGCCACCACGAACTCGTTCACGGCCAGCAGCGGTACTCGCCCGACGTACGCGAAGAGTTGCTCGCGATGAGCGCGGCCACGATCGACCGGTACCTCGCCCCGGCCCGCGCCAGCGACCCGCTGCGCGGGATCAGCACCACAAAACCCTCACCCTTGCTGCGTTCCTCGATCCAGATCCGCAAAGCCGGTGACGAAGTCGAGGACGAGCCCGGGTTCTTCGAGGGCGACACCGTCGCGCACTGCGGCCCCACGCTGAAGGGCGAGTTCGCACGGACATTGAACCTGACCGACATGCGCACGGGGTGGGGGTTCACCCGCTCGATCCGGAACAACGCGACTATCCACATCCTCGCCGCGCTCGACGCAGGTGTCACCAGCATCCCGTTCGAAGTCACCGGCTTAGACTTCGATAACGGCAGCGAGTTCATCAACCACGAAGTGATCGGTTGGGCCGCGGACCGGAAGATTTTCTTCACCCGCTCACGCCCGTATAAGAAAAACGATCAGGCCACGATCGAGTCGAAGAACAACCATCTCGTGCGGCACTACGGCTTCTACTGGCGGTATGACACCCCCGAAGCGCTGACGCTACTGAACCAGCTGTGGCCGCTGGTCAATGACCGGTTGAACTATTTCACACCCACGATCAAACCCACCGGCTACAGCACCGACCGCGTCGGCCGCCGCAAACGGGTGTACGACGACCCGCGAACCCCGTTCGATCGGCTCCTGGACGCGGAAGTGCTCGCTCCCGCGCAGATCGCGGAATTGACCGCGTACCGCGACAGCCTGAACCCCGCCGAACTCGCCCGCCGGATCGTGTCCCTCCAACGCCGGTTGACCGGCCTCGCGCAGCGCCCGACGCTGGAGTTGGAAGCCGCGACCGTGAAGCCACTGCCTGACACCAGTCGTGGGGTGCGTCGCAAAGCGAGCTAA
- the dprA gene encoding DNA-processing protein DprA — protein sequence MTIQQPQFTLTSDMRRRIDPDKLAGILGPLVGTSAGLDDETVMRTFARLTWNTVVEPGDADAGLLTELLGPEVCFVLADGQVDAVAGALSSLGSGAFDLAGTMARWAPRLDLDRVLGLCRSATQLGLRFLPPESVAWPHQVDDLGPHAPQGLWLRGDVDALARGRGSVAIVGSRASTPYGDRVAGDLAAEISARDIAVVSGGAYGIDAAAHRATLASTGNTIAVLAGGGDRLYPSGNRALLERICDEGVVITEAPVGQPPTRWRFLQRNRLISALAQAVVVVEAGARSGALNTANHAMHLGRPLGAVPGPVTSASSVGCHGLLRDQLARLVAHSNDLYELWQEGAAQHGLPTGLVTSGDAQLDLGDLSGSHADGLSAAAIRVRDALRPRRRQRVDEIAKECGMSAATVRAGLMELQLAGLAEDDESGWRKARALT from the coding sequence ATGACGATCCAGCAGCCCCAATTCACCCTGACCTCGGACATGCGGCGCCGTATTGATCCCGACAAACTCGCCGGCATCCTCGGCCCGCTCGTTGGGACGAGCGCAGGCCTCGATGACGAAACCGTGATGCGCACCTTTGCGCGACTGACGTGGAACACGGTTGTAGAGCCAGGGGATGCCGACGCGGGTCTGTTGACCGAGCTGCTTGGCCCCGAGGTGTGTTTCGTGCTCGCCGATGGGCAGGTGGACGCGGTGGCGGGCGCCCTCTCGTCGCTGGGAAGTGGCGCCTTCGACCTTGCGGGGACCATGGCGCGCTGGGCACCGCGGCTCGACCTCGACCGGGTGCTCGGCCTGTGCCGATCGGCGACGCAGCTCGGGCTGCGCTTTCTCCCGCCCGAGAGCGTCGCGTGGCCGCATCAGGTCGACGACCTCGGACCGCACGCCCCACAGGGCCTGTGGTTGCGGGGCGACGTGGATGCGCTGGCTCGCGGCCGCGGCTCCGTCGCGATCGTCGGCTCCCGCGCCAGCACCCCCTACGGGGACCGGGTCGCAGGCGACCTCGCCGCCGAAATTTCGGCTCGCGACATCGCGGTGGTGTCCGGTGGCGCGTACGGCATCGACGCCGCGGCGCACCGCGCGACGCTCGCGAGCACGGGCAACACGATCGCGGTGCTCGCGGGCGGCGGGGACCGGCTTTATCCCTCCGGAAACCGGGCGCTGCTCGAGCGGATCTGCGACGAAGGCGTCGTGATTACAGAGGCCCCGGTGGGGCAGCCGCCCACCCGGTGGCGATTTTTGCAGCGAAATCGTTTGATCAGCGCGCTCGCCCAGGCCGTCGTGGTCGTCGAGGCCGGCGCCCGCTCCGGCGCGCTCAACACCGCGAACCATGCCATGCACCTCGGCAGGCCGCTCGGCGCGGTGCCCGGTCCCGTGACCAGTGCATCCTCTGTCGGCTGCCACGGACTCTTGCGTGATCAGCTCGCGCGACTCGTCGCCCACTCGAACGACCTCTACGAGCTGTGGCAGGAGGGCGCGGCGCAGCATGGGCTACCGACCGGCCTGGTAACGAGCGGCGACGCTCAGCTTGACCTGGGCGACCTGTCCGGCTCGCACGCGGACGGGCTCTCCGCTGCGGCGATACGCGTGCGCGATGCGCTCCGCCCGCGGCGACGCCAGCGCGTCGACGAGATCGCGAAGGAGTGTGGCATGAGCGCGGCGACCGTCCGGGCGGGCCTCATGGAGTTGCAGCTCGCCGGGCTCGCCGAGGACGACGAATCCGGCTGGCGGAAGGCCCGGGCGCTGACCTAG
- a CDS encoding YifB family Mg chelatase-like AAA ATPase, giving the protein MSVTSKSWSIALEGLGGHSVEVETHVTSGLPRFALIGLPDASLGEAGDRIRAALDSVGCRLPPERVTTNMLPASLRKHGSGFDMAIAASILGATRMIDPAAPGRNMHIGELSLTGEVRSVRGVLPAVLAARNAGFETALVPAESEAEARLVEGIRIVPVASVYELAVHYGADPLSLIEPPPNVRSPLATAVSRRDRATSDLQDVLGQEEAVRALLVTAAGGHHLFMQGPPGSGKTMLAERLPGILPDLDSSRAIEVAALRSLRGLNVPGELSLRPPFQAPHHTASAVALIGGGSGVIQPGALSLASHGVLFLDEAPEFPRHVLDSLRQPLESGEITIHRARSSASFPARAQLVLAANPCPCGNAGAADLACECTPSTQRRYLARLSGPLLDRVDVQLRVEKAGIAALRLQADGAVGSLTTAVAAAQVREARERARRRFGRMSFDRNADLTSAALRAPELRPEPGAADLLDRALVRGQISMRGYSRIQRVAWTIADLEGKDRPTSAHVAEALYYRVRDAQKVA; this is encoded by the coding sequence GTGAGCGTCACGAGCAAGTCCTGGTCGATCGCGCTCGAGGGGCTCGGCGGACACAGCGTCGAGGTCGAGACGCACGTGACCTCCGGGCTGCCTCGCTTCGCGCTGATCGGGTTGCCGGATGCGTCGCTCGGGGAGGCGGGGGACCGCATCCGGGCGGCGCTCGATTCGGTGGGCTGCCGGCTACCGCCCGAGCGAGTGACGACGAACATGCTGCCTGCGTCGCTGCGTAAGCATGGGTCGGGCTTCGACATGGCCATCGCGGCGTCGATACTGGGCGCGACGCGCATGATCGATCCGGCCGCGCCCGGGCGAAACATGCACATCGGGGAGCTCTCGCTTACCGGTGAGGTGCGATCGGTGCGCGGGGTGCTGCCCGCGGTCCTCGCCGCGCGGAACGCCGGATTCGAGACGGCCCTTGTGCCCGCGGAATCGGAGGCCGAGGCACGCCTCGTCGAGGGGATCCGCATCGTGCCGGTCGCATCCGTATATGAGCTTGCGGTGCATTACGGGGCCGACCCGCTGTCGCTGATCGAGCCGCCACCGAATGTGAGGAGCCCGCTGGCGACGGCGGTGTCGCGGAGAGACCGCGCGACGTCGGACCTGCAGGATGTGCTCGGTCAAGAAGAGGCCGTGCGGGCGCTGCTTGTGACGGCGGCCGGGGGTCATCACCTCTTCATGCAGGGGCCGCCAGGATCGGGCAAGACGATGCTTGCCGAGCGGCTCCCGGGGATCCTGCCCGACCTCGATTCGAGCCGCGCGATCGAGGTGGCCGCGCTGCGCTCCCTGCGCGGGCTCAATGTCCCCGGCGAGCTCAGCCTGCGACCGCCATTTCAAGCGCCGCACCACACGGCCTCGGCGGTCGCGCTGATCGGCGGGGGATCGGGCGTCATTCAGCCCGGTGCGCTGTCGCTCGCGTCGCACGGCGTGCTGTTCCTCGACGAGGCGCCGGAGTTCCCGCGGCACGTGCTCGACAGCCTCCGGCAGCCGCTCGAGTCCGGGGAGATCACGATTCACCGGGCACGCTCGAGCGCATCCTTCCCCGCCCGGGCGCAGCTCGTGCTCGCGGCGAATCCGTGCCCGTGCGGGAATGCCGGGGCCGCCGACCTCGCGTGTGAGTGCACCCCGAGCACGCAGCGCCGGTACCTCGCGCGGCTGAGCGGGCCGTTGCTCGACCGAGTCGACGTGCAGCTGCGCGTCGAGAAAGCCGGGATCGCCGCGCTGCGGCTCCAGGCCGACGGGGCGGTCGGGAGCCTGACCACGGCCGTTGCGGCCGCGCAGGTGCGGGAAGCGCGCGAGCGCGCGCGGCGGAGATTCGGGCGGATGTCGTTCGACCGCAACGCCGACCTCACCTCGGCCGCGCTGCGCGCTCCCGAACTGCGCCCAGAGCCGGGCGCAGCCGACCTCCTCGATCGCGCACTCGTCCGCGGCCAAATCTCGATGCGGGGCTACTCGCGCATCCAACGGGTCGCGTGGACGATTGCCGACCTCGAAGGCAAAGACCGACCCACCTCGGCGCACGTCGCCGAGGCCCTCTACTACCGAGTTCGTGACGCACAGAAAGTTGCCTGA
- a CDS encoding tyrosine recombinase XerC — protein MANLRDAIRDYVRALSLEHGRSDHTCRAVESDLSHFADFLADARAGQGDTESLDLEQFRDWLWQETKAGYASSTIARRASSARGFTAWLHNTGRGPDAARRLRSPKSGRSLPRMVSTDAMDDIFSDLRGRAATDDPVALRDLAIVELLYATGVRVSELCSLDIASIDLTERVVRVIGKGNKERVVPFGQPAAEAVTAWLAQGRTALEDDDSGDALFLGARGGRINPRTVYELSRRLLEHAPGSGPAGPHAFRHTAATHLLDGGADLRGVQEFLGHADLGTTQIYTHVSAERLRETYRRAHPRA, from the coding sequence ATGGCGAACCTGAGGGATGCGATCCGCGACTACGTGCGCGCGCTTTCCCTCGAACACGGTCGCTCCGATCACACATGCCGTGCGGTCGAGAGCGACCTCAGCCATTTCGCCGATTTCCTGGCGGATGCACGAGCAGGCCAAGGCGACACGGAATCGCTCGATCTCGAGCAGTTTCGTGACTGGCTGTGGCAGGAAACGAAGGCAGGCTATGCCTCCTCGACTATCGCGCGGCGAGCCTCGAGCGCTCGAGGATTCACTGCATGGCTGCACAATACGGGGCGCGGTCCGGATGCAGCCCGTCGGCTTCGTTCGCCGAAGTCCGGCCGTTCGCTCCCGCGCATGGTCTCCACCGACGCCATGGACGACATCTTTAGCGACCTTCGCGGGCGCGCTGCCACCGATGACCCCGTTGCGTTGCGCGATCTCGCGATCGTCGAGCTGCTGTACGCCACCGGCGTGCGCGTATCCGAACTGTGTTCCCTCGACATCGCCTCGATCGATCTCACGGAACGTGTGGTGCGCGTGATCGGGAAGGGAAATAAGGAGCGCGTGGTGCCGTTCGGGCAGCCCGCGGCCGAAGCCGTGACCGCATGGCTCGCGCAGGGGAGGACGGCGCTCGAGGACGACGATTCGGGGGACGCGCTTTTCCTCGGCGCTCGCGGTGGGCGGATCAATCCGCGCACCGTCTACGAGCTGTCCCGCCGCTTGCTCGAGCATGCCCCGGGTTCGGGCCCGGCCGGTCCGCACGCATTCCGGCACACGGCCGCGACGCACCTGCTTGATGGCGGGGCCGACCTTCGTGGGGTGCAGGAGTTTCTCGGGCACGCTGACCTCGGGACCACGCAGATTTATACGCACGTTTCCGCGGAACGTTTGCGGGAGACGTATCGTCGGGCGCATCCTCGCGCGTAG